In Phaseolus vulgaris cultivar G19833 chromosome 10, P. vulgaris v2.0, whole genome shotgun sequence, a single genomic region encodes these proteins:
- the LOC137818058 gene encoding PKS-NRPS hybrid synthetase cheA-like yields the protein MKWKHGSEEFEQQLYDGVNVWDDDDIEKSLSKSKGYESTNAFTTDEVFRTRDELLKWVRKVAFDIGFCIVILRSDTSTGQRGRKTFVLLGCERGGQYKPYKKDLQVTESGTRKCGCPFRLRGYPVKSDEGWILKLICGSHNHELANTLVVHPYAGRFTCSEKSMLMDMTDSLVKPRNILLTMKEHNEKNVSTIKQVYNARYMFEEGTNVMQDLFWTHPDSVKLLNAFNIVLMMDSTYKTNRYKMPLFEVVGVTSTGLTFSAAFMLLASERHHNFVWALEKLKDKSHCGCTIRSTHGLPCACELASFGVGSIPLQSVHLIWTRLSFLDISSDDTSAELSIQQEWAVIMNRFKEVDMAGKINIKAKLREIAYPDNTSLCPPREKVKTKGALKGR from the exons aaGCATGGTAGTGAAGAATTTGAACAACAATTATATGATGGTGTGAATGTGTGGGATGATGATGATATTGAGAAGTCATTATCTAAATCGAAGGGATATGAATCTACAAATGCGTTTACTACAGATGAG GTATTTCGTACTCGAGATGAGCTCTTAAAGTGGGTTAGAAAAGTTGCGTTTGACATTGGTTTTTGTATTGTGATATTGAGATCGGATACTTCAACTGGCCAACGAGGAAGGAAAACATTTGTGTTATTAGGTTGTGAGAGAGGAGGTCAATACAAACCATATAAGAAGGATTTACAGGTTACTGAGAGTGGAACTAGGAAATGTGGTTGTCCTTTCAGATTACGAGGGTATCCAGTAAAGAGTGATGAAGGGTggatattgaaattaatttgtggGTCTCATAATCATGAGTTGGCAAATACATTGGTTGTTCATCCATATGCTGGTAGGTTCACATGTAGTGAGAAGTCAATGCTTATGGACATGACAGACAGTTTGGTGAAGCCTAGAAATATTTTGCTGACAATGAAAGAGCATAATGAGAAAAATGTGAGCACAATAAAGCAAGTTTATAATGCACGATATAT GTTTGAAGAAGGGACGAATGTTATGCAAGATTTATTTTGGACACACCCTGATTCAGTGAAGCTATTGAATGCCTTTAACATTGTATTGATGATGGACAGTACCTATAAAACTAATAGGTATAAGATGCCCTTGTTTGAAGTTGTTGGTGTAACCTCAACGGGATTGACCTTCAGTGCTGCATTTATGTTACTCGCATCAGAACGTCATCATAACTTTGTATGGGCCCTTGAGAAGCTGAAAG ATAAATCTCATTGTGGATGCACCATTAGATCTACTCATGGCCTTCCTTGTGCTTGTGAATTGGCTTCCTTTGGTGTGGGTAGCATACCATTGCAGTCAGTGCATCTCATTTGGACACGATTAAGTTTTTTAGATATTTCAAGTGATGATACTTCAGCAGAGTTGTCCATCCAACAAGAGTGGGCTGTCATCATGAATCGTTTCAAGGAGGTTGACATGGCTGGTAAGATTAACATCAAAGCCAAATTACGTGAGATTGCCTATCCAGATAACACATCTTTATGTCCACCAAGGGAGAAAGTCAAAACAAAAGGTGCACTAAAAGGGCGTTAG